In Tenrec ecaudatus isolate mTenEca1 chromosome 4, mTenEca1.hap1, whole genome shotgun sequence, a single window of DNA contains:
- the LOC142446724 gene encoding olfactory receptor 10A5: MAQGNKTKASEFILMSFSSLPTEVQSLLCMTFLIIYLVTLMGNSLIILVTLADSMLQTPMYFFLRNLSFLEICFNLVIVPKMLGTLLSQDTTISFLGCAIQMYFFFFFGVAECFLLATMAYDRYVAICNPLHYPIIMSQITCAKLAAASWFPGFPVATVQTTWLFSFPFCDTKVNHFFCDSPPVLKLVCADTTKFEIYAIIGTILVVMTPCMLILCSYTRIAAAILKIPSAKGKRKAFSTCSSHLLVVSLFYVSSSLTYFRPKSNNSPESKKLLSLSYTIVTPMLNPIIYSLRNSEVKNALSRTFRKAIGLRNCIL, translated from the coding sequence ATGGCTCAAGGAAATAAGACAAAGGCAAGTGAGTTTATCCTCATGAGCTTCTCTTCGCTACCTACTGAAGTACAGTCATTACTCTGCATGACGTTCCTGATCATTTACCTTGTCACACTGATGGGAAACAGCCTCATCATTTTGGTTACCTTGGCTGATTCTATGTTGCAGACCCCCATGTACTTTTTTCTTAGAAACTTGTCCTTCTTGGAGATTTGCTTCAATCTAGTCATTGTACCCAAAATGCTTGGGACTTTGCTTTCCCAGGATACAACCATCTCCTTTCTTGGCTGTGCTATTCAgatgtatttcttcttcttcttcggagtggctgaatgcttcctcctggcCACCATGGCATATGACCGCTATGTAGCTATCTGCAACCCCCTGCACTACCCCATCATCATGAGCCAAATAACCTGTGCCAAACTGGCTGCTGCCTCCTGGTTTCCCGGCTTCCCAGTAGCTACTGTGCAGACCACGTGGCTCTTCAGCTTTCCATTCTGTGACACTAAGGTGAACCACTTCTTCTGTGACAGTCCACCTGTGCTGAAGTTGGTCTGTGCTGACACAACAAAGTTTGAGATCTACGCCATCATTGGGACTATTCTGGTTGTCATGACACCCTGCATGCTGATCCTCTGCTCCTACACGCGCATTGCTGCTGCCATCCTCAAGATCCCCTCCGCTAAAGGGAAGCGAAAAGCCTTCTCTACCTGCTCCTCCCATCTTCTTGTTGTCTCCCTTTTCTATGTATCTTCGAGCCTCACTTACTTTAGACCTAAGTCTAATAATTCCCCTGAAAGCAAAAAGCTGCTGTCATTATCCTACACTATTGTGACACCCATGCTGAACCCCATCATCTACAGCTTGAGAAACAGTGAGGTAAAGAATGCTCTCAGTCGGACCTTCCGCAAGGCTATAGGTCTCAGAAACTGCATTCTGTAA